A window of Xylophilus sp. GW821-FHT01B05 contains these coding sequences:
- a CDS encoding HU family DNA-binding protein: protein MATAKKTVKTVKAPVAKKAVKAAAPAAKPVAAKAPAASPKPVKDSFTKAGLITHLAEQAAVEPKSVKAVLAALEATILGAVHKKGAREFTLPGLLKIGVQQIPAKKKRIGKDPFTGVEREFAAKPATVRIKARALKKLKDAAL from the coding sequence ATGGCAACTGCAAAGAAGACCGTCAAAACCGTAAAAGCACCCGTCGCAAAGAAGGCCGTCAAGGCCGCCGCCCCCGCTGCCAAGCCCGTCGCGGCCAAGGCCCCTGCCGCCAGCCCCAAGCCCGTGAAGGACAGCTTCACCAAGGCCGGCCTGATCACGCACCTGGCTGAGCAAGCCGCTGTTGAGCCGAAGTCCGTCAAGGCCGTGCTCGCCGCACTGGAAGCCACCATCCTCGGCGCAGTCCACAAGAAGGGCGCACGTGAATTCACGCTGCCCGGCCTGCTGAAGATCGGCGTGCAACAAATCCCCGCCAAGAAGAAGCGCATCGGCAAGGACCCGTTCACCGGCGTTGAGCGCGAATTCGCAGCCAAGCCCGCCACCGTGCGCATCAAGGCCCGCGCCCTGAAGAAGCTCAAGGACGCAGCGCTGTAA
- a CDS encoding GntG family PLP-dependent aldolase, translating to MNPDFKPAKDPFAHMFPIDLRSDTVTRPTPEMYQRMLEAPIGDDGLDGDPTVRELEETVASQLGKQAGLFVPSCTMANLLAVLAQGGRNEQVVLEATAHMYTSERGAATFTGLFYLPVPGQAGAMDLARLEDAVQGGSHKLKTALIAIESSHNNAGGAVLPLEHMRGVQEIAQRRGIPVHLDGARMFNAATALGVAPLDVACFADTVSVCLSKGLSAPVGAVLAGARAVIDKARGLRRMIGGTQRQAGIMAAAGLEAVRHMHGRLGEDHARARRFSDQLNAAGLPVRASLPQTNIVQVDVSATGRSSHQWVEALDAQGLRVRPWGSGLLRCVMHRHIADADIERAEEIFRRVAR from the coding sequence ATGAACCCCGATTTCAAGCCCGCGAAGGACCCGTTCGCGCACATGTTTCCCATCGATCTGCGTAGCGACACCGTCACCCGTCCCACGCCCGAGATGTACCAGCGCATGCTGGAGGCACCGATCGGCGATGACGGGCTGGATGGCGACCCGACCGTGCGCGAGCTGGAAGAAACCGTCGCCAGCCAGCTCGGCAAGCAGGCCGGCCTGTTCGTGCCCAGCTGCACCATGGCCAACCTGCTGGCAGTGCTGGCGCAGGGCGGGCGCAATGAGCAGGTGGTGCTGGAGGCCACTGCGCACATGTACACCTCCGAGCGCGGAGCCGCCACCTTCACCGGCCTGTTCTACCTGCCGGTGCCCGGGCAGGCCGGCGCGATGGACCTGGCCCGGCTGGAGGATGCCGTGCAGGGCGGCAGCCACAAGCTGAAGACGGCCCTGATTGCCATCGAAAGCTCGCACAACAACGCGGGCGGTGCCGTGCTGCCGCTGGAGCACATGCGCGGCGTCCAGGAGATCGCGCAGCGCCGGGGCATTCCGGTACATCTGGATGGGGCGCGCATGTTCAATGCGGCCACCGCATTGGGCGTGGCGCCGTTGGACGTTGCGTGTTTTGCGGACACGGTGTCGGTCTGCCTGTCCAAGGGGCTGAGCGCGCCGGTGGGCGCGGTGCTGGCCGGTGCCCGTGCCGTGATCGACAAGGCGCGCGGCCTGCGCCGCATGATCGGTGGCACCCAGCGCCAGGCGGGCATCATGGCCGCAGCCGGGCTGGAGGCGGTGCGCCATATGCACGGGCGTCTTGGCGAAGACCATGCGCGTGCGCGCCGGTTCAGCGACCAGCTCAACGCCGCCGGCCTGCCGGTGCGCGCGTCGCTACCCCAGACCAACATCGTCCAGGTCGACGTATCTGCCACTGGTCGCAGCAGCCATCAGTGGGTAGAGGCATTGGATGCGCAGGGCCTGCGTGTGCGCCCGTGGGGCAGCGGCCTGTTGCGTTGTGTCATGCACCGGCATATCGCGGATGCGGACATTGAGCGGGCGGAAGAGATTTTCCGCAGAGTCGCGAGATAG
- a CDS encoding ABC transporter permease subunit (The N-terminal region of this protein, as described by TIGR01726, is a three transmembrane segment that identifies a subfamily of ABC transporter permease subunits, which specificities that include histidine, arginine, glutamine, glutamate, L-cystine (sic), the opines (in Agrobacterium) octopine and nopaline, etc.) produces MGHFDLSAIVSALPYLLQTGLSFTLTLTALAAVMGIALGTVLAMLRLSPLKLLAWPAAVYVNVMRSVPLLLVIFWFYFLMPYMGAWVLGQSSPVQVGAFKSAVITFTLFESAYFCEIVRAGIQSVSRGQAAAAMALGMRPAQVMVGVVLPQAFRNMTPAILTRIVLLFQDTSLVYVLSLTDFLGAASKIGQRDGRLVEMYIFVALVYLVICFAASRGTAFLARRNRYQH; encoded by the coding sequence ATGGGCCATTTCGACCTGAGCGCCATCGTCTCGGCCCTGCCTTACCTGCTGCAGACCGGGCTGAGCTTTACCCTGACGCTGACCGCGCTGGCGGCCGTGATGGGCATTGCGCTGGGCACCGTGCTGGCAATGCTGCGCCTGTCGCCGCTGAAGCTGCTGGCCTGGCCGGCCGCGGTGTATGTCAACGTGATGCGTTCGGTGCCGCTGCTGCTGGTGATCTTCTGGTTCTACTTTTTGATGCCCTATATGGGCGCCTGGGTGCTGGGGCAGTCCAGCCCGGTGCAGGTGGGCGCGTTCAAGTCGGCGGTGATCACCTTCACGCTGTTTGAGTCGGCCTACTTCTGCGAGATCGTGCGTGCCGGCATCCAGTCCGTATCGCGCGGCCAGGCGGCTGCTGCCATGGCGCTGGGCATGCGGCCGGCGCAGGTCATGGTCGGCGTGGTGCTGCCGCAGGCCTTTCGCAACATGACGCCGGCCATCCTGACCCGCATCGTGCTGCTGTTCCAGGACACCTCGCTGGTCTATGTGCTGTCGCTCACGGATTTTCTGGGCGCGGCCTCGAAGATCGGCCAGCGCGACGGCCGGCTGGTCGAGATGTACATCTTCGTCGCGCTGGTCTACCTCGTGATCTGCTTTGCGGCCTCGCGCGGCACGGCATTCTTGGCCCGGCGCAACCGCTACCAGCATTGA